Proteins encoded by one window of Bacillus sp. DTU_2020_1000418_1_SI_GHA_SEK_038:
- a CDS encoding beta-propeller domain-containing protein, with protein MKKKWLAIGGVITVTAVILSFFLITQLKVVSGMDTRNDKTIVLQNKIWKINFSEKLDSKSVNEKSVYVTDDKGELQNVTVNVSKEGNAIIVDPPAGGYSLDAKYYTLHVNSAIKSSFGRKLLSGKNQTFEVKATLPTVNSKSALNELLLKRLKEEEKQHKTGISFSTKEASQESAAADTSGSNYSETNVQVQGIDEADMVKTDGSHIYQVVDGKVQIIKAAPANTMSLESVITFDHSFSPYQVFIYKDQLIIIGHSYGKMAQPSQKEMTEIGIAPIHETTKAIIYNINNKQTPKKIREFEMEGSMLSSRLMNGKVYLVANKYPQLWILKDNPEIDIRPKYSDSLEKSGMKPVDYDHIQYFPDSNESNFTNIAVIDLDKPSEKISVSTYLGSGNNLYMSKNNLYLAVSNYYWFPMNADKSQQPDTTVYKFSIEDMKVEFHSSSEVPGTVLNQFSMDEYKGYFRIATTIGQAWDNNRPSSNNLYILDENLKQVGELEDLARGERIYSARFMNDRIYIVTFRETDPLFVIDGKDPNNPKVLGELKIPGFSNYLHPFDENHLIGFGYDTKVQSGKGSGNQPIILTDGVKISLFDVSDMSNPKVKFTEIIGGRGTYSPLNHDHKALLFHKKKNIFAFPITVYQNKQNSAYESTFEFQGAFVYNIDLKTGFHLQTKLTHQDPQAPYEEWENQINRIIYIGNSLYALSSTKISSYDLNSYKQQGELSLKK; from the coding sequence ATGAAGAAAAAATGGCTAGCAATTGGAGGAGTCATTACTGTCACGGCGGTTATACTTTCATTTTTCCTCATAACTCAATTAAAGGTTGTAAGTGGAATGGACACTAGAAATGATAAGACCATTGTCTTGCAGAATAAGATTTGGAAAATCAATTTTTCCGAAAAATTGGATTCAAAAAGTGTTAATGAAAAATCAGTTTATGTGACAGATGACAAGGGTGAACTGCAAAATGTAACTGTGAATGTAAGTAAAGAGGGGAATGCAATTATTGTAGATCCTCCTGCTGGGGGATATTCTTTAGATGCGAAATATTATACTTTACATGTTAATTCAGCTATTAAATCTTCGTTCGGAAGGAAATTGCTATCCGGAAAAAATCAGACCTTTGAGGTAAAAGCCACACTTCCTACAGTTAATTCGAAATCCGCCTTAAATGAATTATTATTAAAACGTTTAAAAGAAGAAGAGAAGCAACATAAAACAGGTATTTCTTTTAGTACAAAGGAAGCTTCACAAGAGAGTGCCGCAGCTGATACGAGCGGATCAAATTATTCTGAAACGAATGTTCAGGTTCAAGGTATTGATGAAGCAGATATGGTGAAAACAGATGGTTCGCATATTTATCAGGTTGTAGACGGAAAGGTCCAAATCATCAAAGCTGCTCCAGCTAATACGATGTCTTTGGAGTCTGTAATAACTTTTGATCATAGCTTTTCTCCCTATCAGGTTTTTATTTACAAGGATCAGTTAATTATTATAGGGCATAGCTATGGAAAAATGGCGCAGCCGAGTCAAAAGGAAATGACCGAAATTGGAATTGCACCGATACATGAAACAACAAAAGCAATAATATACAATATCAATAATAAACAGACACCAAAAAAAATTAGAGAATTTGAAATGGAAGGCTCGATGCTTTCATCAAGGCTTATGAATGGAAAAGTCTATCTCGTTGCCAATAAATATCCACAGCTTTGGATTTTGAAAGACAATCCGGAAATTGATATTCGCCCTAAATATTCCGACTCATTAGAGAAATCAGGCATGAAGCCAGTTGATTACGACCATATTCAGTATTTTCCTGATTCAAATGAATCAAATTTTACAAATATTGCTGTAATCGATCTTGACAAACCATCTGAAAAAATATCCGTCTCCACCTATTTAGGCAGCGGCAATAATCTTTATATGTCAAAAAATAATCTCTATTTAGCCGTCAGCAACTATTATTGGTTTCCTATGAATGCCGATAAATCTCAACAGCCTGATACAACTGTATATAAATTTTCTATCGAAGACATGAAAGTAGAGTTTCATAGCTCAAGTGAAGTTCCTGGTACGGTTTTAAACCAGTTTTCCATGGACGAATACAAAGGCTATTTTCGCATTGCCACGACAATAGGGCAGGCTTGGGATAATAATCGCCCTTCCTCAAACAACTTATATATTCTCGATGAAAATTTGAAACAGGTGGGTGAGCTAGAGGATCTGGCAAGGGGAGAACGAATTTATTCGGCACGCTTTATGAATGACCGCATTTACATCGTGACTTTTAGAGAGACTGATCCATTATTTGTCATCGATGGCAAGGACCCGAATAATCCAAAGGTATTGGGGGAATTAAAAATCCCTGGTTTTAGTAACTATTTGCACCCATTTGATGAAAATCATCTTATTGGATTTGGTTATGATACAAAAGTTCAAAGTGGGAAAGGCTCCGGAAATCAGCCAATTATTTTAACAGATGGAGTGAAAATTTCATTATTTGACGTGAGTGATATGTCAAATCCGAAAGTGAAATTTACCGAGATTATTGGAGGAAGAGGAACCTATTCACCTTTAAATCATGATCATAAAGCATTGTTATTTCATAAAAAGAAAAACATCTTTGCTTTCCCTATTACCGTTTATCAAAACAAGCAAAATAGTGCATATGAATCCACATTTGAGTTCCAAGGGGCATTCGTTTATAACATTGATTTAAAAACGGGTTTTCATTTACAAACAAAATTAACTCATCAGGACCCACAAGCTCCATATGAGGAATGGGAGAATCAAATTAATCGGATTATTTATATAGGAAATTCCCTATATGCCTTATCCTCAACGAAAATATCATCATATGACTTGAATTCGTATAAACAGCAGGGGGAATTAAGTTTGAAAAAATAA
- a CDS encoding ferritin-like domain-containing protein translates to MYRQTDKLLNDLMKAINGEYSAVQCYQKIAGMAPSEKERKQILEIRTDEIRHLQQFTQIYVNLSGRQPQPQIQEACPNNYRKGLEFAFLDEQETVDFYLDVSDEVSDVHIKNIFKRAAADEQNHAVWFLYYLTRKNGN, encoded by the coding sequence ATGTACAGGCAAACAGACAAGTTACTAAACGATTTAATGAAAGCTATTAATGGAGAATATAGTGCAGTCCAGTGTTATCAAAAAATAGCAGGCATGGCACCGTCCGAGAAAGAAAGGAAGCAAATATTAGAAATTAGAACGGATGAAATAAGACATTTACAGCAATTCACACAAATATATGTCAATTTATCCGGCAGGCAGCCGCAGCCCCAAATTCAGGAAGCATGCCCGAACAACTACAGGAAGGGGTTAGAGTTTGCCTTCTTAGATGAACAAGAAACTGTAGATTTCTATTTAGATGTGTCTGACGAGGTTTCAGATGTTCACATTAAAAATATATTCAAACGAGCTGCCGCAGATGAACAAAATCATGCCGTCTGGTTTTTATATTATTTAACCCGGAAAAATGGTAACTAG
- a CDS encoding thermonuclease family protein yields the protein MYKILHNKIIVVVCFLFFIMLSTSYAHYEGDDKLASGGIRLGEKYDAEFVKCVDGNTAHFKINGQVFKTRFLYIDTPENSNEIEPYGKEASVFTCNFLKTGKITIETDGESVYDQYGRLLAWVWVGDQLLQEEMTKAGFVEDFYDYGDYLYEDRIISAMEDARKLSKGIYSSDESTFNKENGAKSGPASPSSEEKVSASTDLAKEISQIEKEVSENTKSKGSSGHIISWLIALGFFVFFYKKRIKYRK from the coding sequence TTGTATAAAATTTTACATAATAAAATAATAGTAGTGGTCTGTTTCTTATTTTTCATTATGCTTTCAACATCTTATGCTCATTATGAAGGTGATGATAAATTAGCTAGCGGAGGAATTCGACTCGGTGAAAAATACGATGCGGAGTTTGTGAAATGCGTTGATGGGAATACTGCACATTTTAAAATAAACGGACAAGTATTTAAAACAAGATTCCTTTATATCGATACTCCTGAAAATTCAAATGAGATTGAACCATATGGAAAAGAAGCTAGTGTATTCACTTGCAATTTTTTAAAAACTGGTAAAATCACGATTGAAACAGATGGAGAATCCGTTTATGACCAATATGGCCGTTTGTTGGCTTGGGTTTGGGTAGGAGATCAGCTTCTTCAAGAAGAAATGACAAAAGCAGGATTTGTAGAAGATTTCTATGATTACGGAGATTATTTATATGAGGATCGAATCATATCCGCTATGGAAGATGCTAGAAAATTGTCAAAAGGAATATATTCCTCCGATGAATCAACTTTCAATAAAGAGAATGGTGCAAAATCAGGCCCAGCCTCTCCATCTTCTGAAGAAAAAGTGAGTGCCTCAACAGATTTAGCAAAAGAGATTAGTCAAATAGAAAAAGAAGTCTCAGAAAATACAAAATCCAAAGGCTCATCAGGACATATTATTTCGTGGCTTATTGCCCTTGGATTTTTCGTATTCTTTTATAAAAAGAGAATTAAATACCGTAAATAG
- the xsc gene encoding sulfoacetaldehyde acetyltransferase produces MAKIEKELESIKTKKLKMTPSEAIVETLVAEGVTHISGILGSAFMDLLDLLPTAGIRFIGVRHEQSAAHMEDAYTRVSGVAGVVIGQNGPGITNMVTSVAAANQAHTPMVVISPSAGTPTVGWDGFQECDQVSVFKAITKETVRVTHPKRVADCLRTAFRIAYAERGPVLFDIPRDYFYGEVEDYILEPHQYRVDNRGCGSPESLDRAVELLARAKNPVIISGRGVVDSDGIEAVKEIAEYLTIPTAVSYMHNDAFPANHPLAVGPIGYMGSKAAMNTLKDADVLLAIGTRLSVFGTLPCYDIDYFPKNAKIIQIDINPRNIARTHPVEIGIIGDAKAAAIEIGKRLKERLPNQEPNQEKLLQVSQDKDKWEKELIDLAMVEGNPINPRRALLELTKVLPENAIVTTDIGNVSSTANAYLKFNHPRQHIAALTFGNTGFAYPSALGAKLANPTSPVIAIVGDGAWGMSLHEVSTAVEENIPVIACVFNNNAWCAEKKNQVDFYNNRFVGADIQNPDFAEVARSMGAVGMNVNRPEDLGPAIQKAIESNKPTVIDIQVDGTQLAPPFRKDALQMPTRLLPKYAHLDHKNW; encoded by the coding sequence ATGGCAAAAATTGAAAAAGAATTAGAATCAATCAAAACAAAGAAATTAAAAATGACACCGAGTGAGGCAATTGTAGAAACACTGGTTGCAGAAGGAGTTACTCATATTTCCGGAATTCTAGGATCCGCATTTATGGATTTGCTCGATCTTCTGCCAACAGCGGGAATCCGATTCATTGGGGTTCGCCATGAACAAAGTGCAGCCCATATGGAGGATGCCTATACAAGAGTCAGCGGAGTAGCAGGGGTGGTTATCGGTCAAAATGGGCCCGGCATTACGAATATGGTCACATCTGTTGCAGCTGCAAATCAAGCCCATACACCAATGGTTGTCATTTCCCCATCTGCAGGTACTCCAACAGTCGGATGGGATGGGTTCCAGGAATGTGATCAAGTTTCTGTCTTTAAAGCGATTACGAAGGAAACAGTTCGGGTCACTCATCCAAAACGTGTAGCTGATTGCTTAAGAACTGCATTTAGAATAGCCTATGCTGAAAGAGGACCTGTCCTTTTTGATATTCCTAGAGACTATTTCTATGGAGAGGTGGAAGATTATATTCTAGAGCCACATCAATATCGTGTTGATAATCGAGGATGCGGATCTCCAGAATCACTCGATCGTGCCGTAGAATTGTTAGCACGAGCTAAAAATCCTGTCATCATCTCCGGACGCGGGGTAGTTGATTCTGATGGAATAGAGGCTGTAAAGGAAATTGCAGAGTATTTAACAATTCCTACAGCAGTTTCCTATATGCATAATGATGCTTTTCCTGCCAATCATCCATTAGCAGTTGGCCCCATTGGCTATATGGGATCAAAGGCAGCTATGAATACGCTTAAGGATGCAGACGTATTGTTGGCGATTGGTACACGTTTATCCGTTTTTGGAACACTTCCTTGCTATGATATCGATTACTTCCCAAAAAATGCAAAGATTATCCAAATTGATATTAATCCAAGGAACATCGCCCGTACCCATCCTGTTGAAATTGGAATTATCGGAGATGCCAAAGCAGCAGCCATTGAGATTGGAAAACGCTTGAAGGAAAGGCTTCCAAATCAGGAGCCTAATCAAGAAAAGCTGCTCCAAGTTTCACAAGATAAAGATAAGTGGGAAAAAGAGCTTATCGATCTAGCAATGGTAGAAGGAAATCCTATTAATCCAAGGCGTGCTCTGCTAGAATTAACAAAGGTATTACCTGAAAATGCGATTGTGACAACAGATATTGGGAATGTATCATCAACTGCAAATGCTTACTTAAAATTTAATCATCCGCGTCAACATATTGCTGCTCTAACATTTGGCAACACCGGCTTTGCCTATCCTTCAGCATTAGGAGCTAAACTAGCGAATCCAACCAGCCCTGTCATTGCAATTGTAGGAGATGGAGCATGGGGTATGAGTTTGCATGAGGTAAGTACGGCAGTTGAGGAAAATATTCCTGTTATTGCATGTGTATTTAATAATAATGCATGGTGTGCGGAGAAGAAAAATCAAGTAGATTTCTATAATAATCGATTTGTAGGTGCAGATATTCAAAATCCTGATTTTGCAGAGGTTGCAAGATCTATGGGGGCAGTAGGAATGAATGTTAACAGACCTGAGGATCTGGGACCCGCTATACAAAAGGCCATCGAATCCAATAAACCTACTGTCATTGATATTCAAGTAGATGGAACACAGCTTGCTCCGCCTTTTAGAAAAGACGCACTCCAAATGCCAACAAGACTTTTGCCGAAATATGCTCATCTAGATCATAAGAACTGGTAA
- a CDS encoding aminotransferase, with amino-acid sequence MTNLQINVNDQLVKQDQDHLWHAMSRFVEGGKTMVAESGEGAWFTDIDGNRYLDGVSGLWCLNLGHGRKEIVDAAAEQMMKLSYFPLTLSHIPAIQLSAKISNLLGDSYRTFFSNSGSEANETAFKIARQYHFQNGNPEKHKIISRYRAYHGTTLGALSATAQANRRYKYGPSMPGFMHVPLPYSYRCPFGDEVTDCDKVAADFIDQIIAWEGSETVAAVIMEPFISGGGVIVPSPSYLQRVSEICKKHDVLLIMDEVVSGFGRTGKMFGFMHSDGVQPDIITMAKGLTSGYLPLGATAVHSRIYEKFKEEGTSNHLRHVSTYGGHPASCAVALKNIEIIENENIVARVASLGNRILGRLKDLISHQNVGEVRHVGFLYGIEMVEDKGSKQPASDEFMANIISRCKEKGLIIGRNGDTVPGFNNVLIIAPPLVSTEDDLHFVVETVTNVLQNIK; translated from the coding sequence ATGACGAATCTTCAAATAAACGTAAACGATCAATTAGTAAAACAAGACCAAGATCATTTATGGCATGCTATGAGCCGCTTTGTTGAAGGCGGAAAAACAATGGTTGCAGAGTCAGGTGAAGGAGCCTGGTTTACTGACATTGACGGAAATCGTTATTTAGATGGAGTATCCGGATTATGGTGCTTAAATTTAGGCCACGGACGGAAAGAAATTGTTGATGCAGCAGCCGAACAAATGATGAAGCTTTCTTATTTTCCTCTTACGTTAAGTCACATTCCAGCCATCCAATTATCCGCAAAAATTAGTAACCTTCTTGGTGATTCATACAGAACCTTTTTCTCAAACAGCGGTTCGGAAGCAAATGAAACCGCATTCAAAATTGCTAGACAATACCATTTTCAAAATGGAAATCCAGAAAAACATAAAATCATTTCCCGCTACCGTGCCTATCATGGAACAACCTTAGGTGCCCTTAGTGCAACTGCGCAGGCAAATAGAAGATATAAATATGGTCCAAGTATGCCAGGTTTCATGCATGTTCCTCTGCCATACAGCTATCGATGCCCATTCGGTGATGAAGTGACGGACTGTGATAAGGTGGCTGCCGATTTTATCGATCAAATCATTGCATGGGAGGGATCAGAAACTGTAGCAGCAGTCATCATGGAACCATTCATTTCAGGAGGAGGGGTTATTGTACCATCTCCGTCCTATCTCCAGAGAGTTTCTGAAATCTGTAAAAAACACGATGTTCTCCTGATTATGGATGAAGTGGTTTCAGGATTTGGAAGGACCGGAAAAATGTTTGGATTCATGCATTCAGATGGGGTCCAGCCTGACATTATTACAATGGCAAAAGGTTTAACAAGCGGGTATTTGCCGCTTGGAGCAACAGCCGTTCATTCTAGAATTTATGAAAAATTTAAGGAGGAAGGCACATCAAATCATTTACGACATGTTTCAACATATGGCGGTCATCCTGCAAGCTGTGCAGTTGCACTTAAAAACATAGAAATAATTGAAAATGAGAATATAGTTGCAAGGGTAGCCTCACTCGGAAATCGAATACTAGGTAGATTAAAAGACCTGATCTCCCATCAAAACGTTGGAGAGGTCCGTCATGTAGGATTCTTATATGGAATTGAAATGGTTGAAGATAAAGGATCAAAACAGCCAGCATCAGACGAGTTTATGGCTAACATCATTTCCCGCTGTAAAGAAAAGGGACTTATTATCGGCAGAAATGGTGACACGGTTCCAGGATTTAACAACGTACTCATCATTGCACCTCCTCTAGTTTCCACTGAGGATGATTTACATTTTGTAGTTGAAACAGTAACAAATGTTTTGCAAAACATTAAATGA
- a CDS encoding GntR family transcriptional regulator has translation MELDPKSPIPLHIQLKDGIQELINEGFYKEKIPSERELMDRYKVSRSTVREAVSHLVREGVLEKVHGKGTFISTKPIEEWLGNLTSTTDTIRKMGMKPDAKLIEHGRVIPPQEIIDTTGFQEAYYIKRIRYADDQPLAIEIQYYPVEIGEQLAKYDIDKGTLFDILEQNLHIKLSEAKQIITSSFLSKGDAELLGLPENTNVLNTERLLMDVDDQLIEYYIASFRADMYSFRINLSKKHT, from the coding sequence ATGGAATTAGATCCAAAAAGTCCAATCCCCCTCCATATCCAATTAAAGGACGGAATTCAAGAATTAATAAATGAAGGATTTTATAAAGAAAAGATTCCCAGTGAAAGAGAACTAATGGATAGGTATAAGGTAAGCAGAAGTACTGTAAGGGAAGCTGTTTCTCATCTAGTTCGTGAAGGGGTGCTTGAAAAGGTTCACGGAAAAGGAACTTTTATTTCAACCAAACCGATTGAAGAATGGCTTGGCAATTTAACAAGTACGACAGACACCATACGTAAAATGGGTATGAAGCCCGATGCCAAATTAATTGAGCATGGACGGGTTATTCCTCCACAAGAAATTATTGATACGACAGGGTTTCAAGAGGCGTATTATATTAAAAGAATTCGGTATGCGGATGATCAGCCGTTAGCCATTGAAATTCAATATTATCCTGTAGAAATTGGAGAGCAACTGGCAAAATATGATATTGATAAAGGCACACTTTTTGATATTTTAGAACAAAATTTACACATTAAATTATCGGAGGCAAAACAAATTATTACGAGCAGTTTCCTTTCAAAGGGAGATGCCGAATTATTAGGCTTGCCTGAAAATACAAATGTATTAAATACAGAAAGACTATTGATGGATGTCGATGATCAATTAATTGAATATTATATTGCTTCATTTCGAGCTGATATGTATTCATTTCGAATTAACCTGTCCAAAAAACACACATAA
- the thiT gene encoding energy-coupled thiamine transporter ThiT, translating to MKKLGLLALIEASFFAAFAIVLDLLPSIKPMPSVSISIAMVPIFILAFRWGFKVSLLSGLLWGVLQIAMGDAWIATPTQAFIEYFIAFACIGFAGLFYNLIQKEIRFGSKKKALGWMVAAVFAGSLARYFWHFLAGVIFFGEYAPEGMSPALFSFAANGVTMLGAWVLCSIVVVLLVSTAPRLIIRKDDTLLITHNKAS from the coding sequence ATGAAAAAATTAGGTTTGCTTGCATTAATTGAGGCGTCTTTTTTCGCAGCATTTGCCATTGTCTTAGACTTATTGCCTTCGATTAAACCAATGCCATCAGTTTCCATTTCAATTGCGATGGTCCCAATTTTCATTCTTGCCTTTCGCTGGGGTTTTAAGGTTAGCTTGCTATCTGGGTTGCTTTGGGGAGTCTTGCAAATTGCAATGGGGGACGCCTGGATTGCCACTCCAACACAAGCATTTATTGAATATTTTATTGCCTTTGCCTGTATTGGATTTGCTGGACTATTCTATAACTTAATTCAAAAAGAGATCAGATTCGGCTCTAAGAAGAAGGCATTAGGCTGGATGGTTGCTGCCGTATTTGCAGGAAGCCTTGCTCGTTATTTCTGGCATTTCCTTGCAGGCGTTATTTTCTTTGGCGAATATGCACCTGAAGGTATGTCGCCAGCTTTATTCTCATTCGCAGCAAACGGAGTTACAATGCTTGGAGCATGGGTATTGTGCTCAATCGTTGTTGTTCTATTAGTTTCAACAGCACCTCGATTAATCATTAGAAAAGACGATACATTGTTAATCACACATAACAAAGCATCTTAA
- a CDS encoding AAA family ATPase — translation MKLQFRKASTIVPIIVGFLVILASVIWAVQEGNKEIAIPFSSVEKLLASQNGEMVAINEHKNGKLTIVTSEGEFESHVPPNSQIIDKLVENYNVQYTFSSSSPYTPWILGGLVVLLIVIGVYLYKSGKGGLGAANTMKESVSKARPLPSISLADVGGIQGEMKEEIMQTLSTLKDPERSLKMGVNPPKGILLYGPPGTGKTLLAQAIAKELGATFFSTSGSAFNEMFVGVGASRVRTLFQNARKQKPAVIFVDEVDALAGKRKQHGGEESEKTLTELLVQLDGGHSNDGILFIAATNRKDMLDDAFLRPGRIDFSFNVPLPDTKGRKEIIDIHTKNRVLAADVMSSLDELAESTSGFSGADLHSLFETASRRAVRNGQNVIAKEDLDFALDRTILGSSTRSLQDQNTKNRVAIHEAGHALVAAITKPGSVRKATIIPRGQALGYVAPIPKEMHLSTTSDMLDQVAMILAGGVAERIYLGEHSIGVSGDVQQAKQIIEQMVDTGLLEDGFTLTFNKVEKEAKMQELFQKALEKSEGLINNYSVQFEILVRTLMKKETLEGIEVQEIVNSEPESDKAIV, via the coding sequence TTGAAATTACAATTTAGAAAAGCTTCAACGATTGTACCAATTATTGTTGGATTCTTGGTGATTTTGGCTTCGGTTATATGGGCTGTTCAGGAAGGAAATAAAGAAATAGCCATTCCCTTTTCTTCTGTTGAGAAGTTATTAGCCTCACAAAATGGAGAAATGGTTGCCATTAATGAGCATAAAAACGGTAAACTGACAATTGTTACGAGCGAGGGTGAATTTGAGTCTCATGTGCCTCCGAACAGTCAGATAATTGATAAATTAGTAGAAAACTATAATGTTCAATATACATTTTCTTCAAGCAGCCCATATACACCATGGATACTTGGCGGGCTAGTTGTTTTACTAATAGTAATTGGTGTTTATTTATATAAATCAGGAAAAGGCGGACTTGGTGCTGCAAACACTATGAAGGAAAGTGTATCAAAAGCAAGACCACTCCCTTCTATTTCCCTTGCAGATGTTGGCGGGATTCAAGGTGAGATGAAGGAAGAAATTATGCAAACACTTTCAACTCTTAAAGATCCAGAACGTTCATTGAAAATGGGGGTAAATCCGCCAAAAGGAATATTATTATATGGACCTCCAGGCACAGGTAAAACCTTGCTGGCACAAGCCATTGCGAAGGAGCTTGGGGCGACCTTCTTTTCTACAAGCGGTTCAGCCTTTAATGAAATGTTTGTTGGAGTTGGCGCATCTCGTGTCCGTACTTTATTTCAAAATGCTAGAAAACAGAAGCCTGCTGTCATTTTTGTCGATGAAGTGGATGCACTTGCCGGCAAAAGAAAGCAGCACGGCGGCGAAGAAAGCGAAAAAACATTGACCGAGCTTCTTGTTCAATTAGATGGCGGTCATTCGAATGATGGAATTCTTTTCATCGCAGCAACAAACCGTAAGGATATGCTCGATGATGCATTCCTCCGACCTGGACGAATTGATTTCTCATTTAATGTACCACTTCCAGACACAAAAGGAAGGAAAGAGATTATTGACATTCATACGAAAAATCGTGTGTTAGCGGCTGATGTCATGAGTTCACTTGATGAGCTGGCAGAGAGCACATCAGGATTTTCAGGAGCCGACCTCCATTCTCTTTTTGAAACTGCAAGCAGAAGAGCGGTGAGAAATGGACAAAATGTTATAGCTAAAGAGGATTTAGATTTTGCACTAGACCGAACCATTCTAGGAAGCTCAACAAGATCACTTCAAGATCAAAATACAAAAAATCGTGTGGCTATTCATGAAGCAGGACATGCCCTTGTTGCTGCTATTACGAAGCCGGGTTCTGTTCGTAAAGCAACGATTATTCCTCGCGGACAAGCGCTTGGATATGTGGCCCCAATTCCGAAAGAGATGCATCTATCAACGACAAGCGACATGCTTGACCAAGTTGCTATGATTCTCGCTGGTGGTGTTGCTGAGCGCATTTACTTAGGAGAACATAGCATTGGTGTAAGTGGCGATGTGCAGCAAGCGAAGCAAATCATTGAACAGATGGTTGACACTGGCTTGCTTGAAGATGGATTTACTCTTACTTTTAATAAGGTAGAAAAAGAAGCGAAAATGCAGGAGTTATTCCAAAAAGCATTAGAAAAATCTGAAGGGCTCATTAACAATTATAGTGTCCAATTTGAAATATTAGTTCGCACCCTTATGAAAAAGGAAACTTTAGAAGGAATTGAAGTACAGGAAATTGTAAATAGTGAGCCTGAAAGTGATAAGGCTATTGTCTAA
- a CDS encoding ATP-binding protein, whose protein sequence is MKEFIAELLFHFFIMMIIPLVNIILSRQSRNNKINFTFFLTICLSLLISSLFPVRITDGLEFDLKFIPIFIAFYYIGPRWGLMAIGILLGITLFVDITKLIPNIINYFFMTILFFIVYKHYIRKRLLFKLLAGVIFYLFIFTTRTIYLMQTGAMGDFPHLVWFSIVSIITLSTTIYLIEMNKLQLLMMEQLKKADKLNAISQLAASIAHEIRNPMTTIRGFLQLMKNEKNITASQGMFISLSLEELDRTNQIINDFLSLARPISEFTETIPLSNIMLDISDFMKPYAVMSNVKMNIHLEDNLYIAGNVNECKQLFINLIKNGIEAMPDGGNLEINGYQRNDMAIIEIKDNGVGFSAIQLNQLGQPYYSTKTKGTGLGLMISFDIIKRLKGDYNIESIENKGTIFTITFPVKM, encoded by the coding sequence TTGAAGGAATTTATTGCAGAACTGCTTTTTCATTTTTTTATTATGATGATTATCCCACTTGTGAATATCATTTTATCTCGTCAAAGCAGAAATAATAAAATTAATTTTACCTTTTTTCTCACTATTTGCCTTTCACTTTTAATATCATCGCTTTTTCCGGTTCGAATTACTGATGGACTAGAATTCGATTTAAAATTCATCCCTATTTTTATAGCCTTTTATTATATTGGTCCAAGATGGGGGTTAATGGCCATTGGCATCCTGCTTGGAATAACCCTATTTGTTGATATAACTAAATTAATTCCTAACATAATCAATTATTTCTTTATGACGATCTTATTTTTTATTGTTTATAAACATTACATAAGGAAAAGATTATTATTCAAGCTTTTAGCAGGAGTCATTTTTTATTTATTCATTTTTACAACACGGACGATATATCTAATGCAAACCGGAGCTATGGGAGATTTTCCTCACCTCGTTTGGTTTTCTATCGTTTCCATAATTACATTATCTACAACCATTTATTTAATCGAAATGAATAAGCTCCAGCTATTAATGATGGAGCAGCTGAAAAAGGCAGATAAATTAAATGCTATTAGCCAGCTTGCGGCATCCATTGCACATGAAATTAGAAATCCGATGACAACTATTCGCGGCTTCTTACAACTAATGAAAAACGAAAAAAATATTACTGCAAGTCAAGGGATGTTTATATCCCTATCTTTAGAAGAATTGGATAGGACTAATCAAATTATCAATGATTTTCTTTCTCTTGCACGTCCTATAAGTGAATTTACGGAAACGATTCCTTTATCGAATATCATGTTAGATATTTCCGATTTTATGAAACCATATGCTGTCATGTCCAACGTAAAAATGAACATTCATTTGGAGGATAATTTATATATTGCAGGAAATGTGAATGAATGCAAGCAATTATTCATTAATCTCATTAAAAACGGAATTGAGGCTATGCCTGATGGAGGGAATTTAGAAATAAACGGTTATCAGCGAAATGACATGGCAATCATTGAAATTAAGGATAATGGTGTCGGTTTTTCTGCTATTCAATTAAATCAGCTCGGACAACCTTATTATTCTACTAAAACAAAGGGAACCGGGCTTGGATTAATGATATCCTTTGATATCATCAAGCGATTGAAAGGCGATTATAATATAGAAAGTATTGAAAATAAAGGCACCATTTTTACAATCACTTTTCCTGTGAAAATGTAG